A part of Fundulus heteroclitus isolate FHET01 chromosome 23, MU-UCD_Fhet_4.1, whole genome shotgun sequence genomic DNA contains:
- the gabrp gene encoding gamma-aminobutyric acid receptor subunit pi produces MTVQLSELLFIYLTITQGGCTFPNNHWGEWNDSQLQPTIQRLMKGYNRYLRPNFNEGPVEIGMSLDIASIDAISEINMDYTATIFLRQRWRDSRLVFPGNESVSVDGRLVSLLWIPDTFIPDSKRSFLHDVTVENRLIRIFSNGTVLYALRITATIACNMDLTKYPMDKQVCTLQLESWGYNIQDVVFYWTRGNDSVKGLDTLRLAQYSVESYYTSVSEAVYETGHYPKLVLHFSLRRNVLFFILETYVPSTLLVVLSWVSFWISQSSVPARTCIGVTTVLTMTTLMMGARTSLPNANCFIKAIDVYLGICFTFIFGALLEYACAHFYTMQHQTIVDLHRELLREFAESNGNGVVPIVSSSQPTQSVDVGSTAEEPTEGPANSDVKNHAASTEKAPSQGCGLSSVKDASRRAAAVFVVENPHNIDSHARTVFPAAFLFVNILYWLYYLFL; encoded by the exons ATGACTGTCCAGCTGAGCGAGCTTCTCTTCATCTACCTCACCATCACGCAGGG CGGCTGTACGTTCCCCAACAACCACTGGGGTGAATGGAACGACTCTCAGCTCCAGCCCACCATCCAGAGACTCATGAAGGGATACAACCGCTACCTTAGACCCAATTTCAACG AAGGTCCCGTGGAAATTGGTATGAGTCTAGATATCGCCAGCATTGATGCCATCTCTGAAATAAACATG GACTACACAGCAACCATTTTCCTCCGTCAGCGGTGGCGCGATTCCAGGCTGGTGTTTCCCGGCAACGAGAGCGTGAGTGTGGACGGCCGGCTGGTGTCGCTGCTCTGGATCCCGGACACCTTTATCCCGGACTCTAAGCGCTCCTTCCTGCACGATGTGACAGTGGAGAACCGTCTCATACGAATATTCAGCAACGGCACCGTGCTTTACGCCCTACG CATCACGGCTACGATTGCCTGCAACATGGATCTGACCAAATACCCCATGGACAAACAGGTGTGCACCCTGCAGCTGGAGAGCT GGGGCTATAACATACAGGACGTAGTGTTCTACTGGACAAGAGGCAATGATTCCGTGAAGGGTTTGGACACCCTGCGGCTGGCTCAGTACAGCGTGGAGAGCTACTATACCTCCGTGTCGGAGGCCGTGTACGAAACAG GTCATTACCCCAAGCTGGTGCTGCATTTCTCCCTCCGCAGAAATGTCTTGTTCTTTATCTTGGAGACATATGTTCCCTCCACTCTGCTCGTGGTTCTCTCCTGGGTGTCTTTCTGGATAAGCCAGTCGTCCGTGCCGGCTCGAACGTGCATTG GGGTGACGACCGTCTTGACCATGACCACTCTCATGATGGGTGCCCGCACATCCCTGCCCAACGCGAACTGCTTCATAAAGGCCATAGATGTTTACCTGGGCATCTGTTTCACCTTCATCTTCGGTGCACTGCTGGAATATGCTTGCGCtcatttttacacaatgcagCATCAAACCATAGTGGATTTACACAGG GAGCTTTTGAGGGAGTTTGCCGAGTCTAACGGAAATGGCGTGGTCCCGATTGTCAGCTCCAGCCAACCCACCCAGTCCGTGGATGTGGGCTCCACCGCAGAGGAGCCGACCGAGGGGCCGGCGAACAGCGACGTTAAGAACCACGCCGCATCAACAGAAAAAGCGCCGAGTCAGGGCTGCGGCTTGTCATCCGTGAAAGATGCCTCGCGCAGAGCCGCCGCGGTCTTCGTCGTGGAGAACCCACACAACATCGACAGCCATGCCCGCACCGTTTTCCCTGCAGCGTTTCTCTTTGTCAACATCCTGTACTGGCTCTATTATCTCTTCCTCTGA